The Thermocrinis ruber genome has a window encoding:
- a CDS encoding multiheme c-type cytochrome, with amino-acid sequence MILLVLFSLLLFGCGKFEELAREEDLLERPQAKRCADCHAEIFKEWEKSRHAKAWVSEQFRLESENYTKNKCLSCHAPHQVDPDKKPILRVEFKEDGVSCVACHFKEETKAMHGPLKVWSPPHPSREDLSYLRSNFCAGCHQETFKQWQMVKTQKSCQDCHMPSLGKRDLIQKFPFHLFHLAKPRHSHEFPALKAKPEDLLLEVKDGKLYITNVGVPHNLPTADQGDPKLYITVIVNTPQGKQTIRRLLSAQAKTALEHGKPYEIELPQDIKNLKVLIHRKLSHSEEKELILERDL; translated from the coding sequence ATGATTCTGCTTGTGCTTTTTTCACTTCTTCTCTTTGGGTGTGGAAAATTTGAGGAGTTGGCAAGGGAGGAGGATCTATTAGAAAGACCGCAGGCAAAAAGGTGTGCGGATTGCCACGCAGAGATCTTTAAGGAGTGGGAAAAGAGCCGGCATGCAAAGGCATGGGTCAGCGAGCAATTTCGTTTAGAGTCGGAAAACTACACAAAGAACAAATGCCTTTCCTGCCATGCGCCACATCAAGTGGACCCAGATAAAAAACCCATTCTGAGGGTGGAGTTCAAAGAGGATGGCGTTAGCTGTGTTGCCTGCCACTTCAAGGAGGAAACTAAAGCTATGCACGGACCTCTGAAGGTTTGGTCTCCTCCACATCCATCAAGGGAGGACCTTAGCTACCTTCGTTCTAACTTCTGTGCAGGTTGTCACCAAGAAACCTTCAAACAGTGGCAGATGGTAAAAACCCAAAAGAGTTGTCAGGACTGCCACATGCCAAGCCTCGGCAAAAGGGACTTAATTCAAAAGTTTCCCTTTCATCTATTCCATTTAGCAAAGCCAAGACATTCCCACGAATTCCCAGCCCTAAAGGCAAAGCCCGAGGATTTGTTGCTTGAGGTAAAGGACGGAAAGCTTTACATAACCAATGTGGGCGTGCCCCACAACCTTCCCACCGCAGACCAAGGAGACCCTAAGCTTTACATAACAGTTATTGTTAATACCCCTCAAGGAAAGCAAACCATAAGAAGGCTACTCTCCGCCCAAGCAAAGACCGCCTTAGAACACGGAAAACCTTACGAGATAGAACTACCTCAAGATATCAAAAACCTAAAGGTTCTGATCCACAGGAAGCTTTCTCATAGCGAGGAGAAAGAACTTATCCTTGAAAGGGATTTATAG
- a CDS encoding 4Fe-4S binding protein, translating into MQTQRVHFIAKRSQRDIFGIPVLSFFFKNKYMLTLYRLTTLFLLVYAIIYGILNPTKENIFTTAVFWSIFWPFFMVITLPTLGNVFCMVCPHGFLGKHITKFGLKLRVPRWLANPYIGLIGFNILAYWFVIYTFPGFLKSPLITAIFFLFFTILSILFFSLFRGMAYCKYICPIGSVNTAFARTSPVWLSTYEEECKSCKKPDCALACPYELNPSKFEERKSMMYCTMCMECAHACDAVKLEFRKFGYSLYERIKNSKMIEVMVYILLVAVITFTMRFHHGLSRTALSEYMPWVIVGNYLQKTFGLPKWVDMTGLVAMLMALSLVLFLVWASFTLIAKITGKSFREVLLTLGYAFAPLMIVGGLSHVLEFFFIEYYHNIVNGFSQAFGLGIQAEPLAKRGDHWLHIFRIFPFVAGFWSMHILWRRTEFIGKDRRLSVFLVSSILPVVYLLLTLFSLIAILFFPAQHFHRH; encoded by the coding sequence ATGCAAACACAAAGGGTTCATTTCATAGCCAAGAGAAGCCAAAGGGACATCTTTGGCATACCCGTGCTTAGCTTTTTCTTTAAAAACAAATACATGCTTACCCTTTACAGGCTTACTACTCTATTCCTGCTTGTTTATGCCATAATATACGGCATACTCAACCCTACCAAAGAGAACATATTTACCACTGCGGTGTTTTGGTCCATATTTTGGCCCTTCTTCATGGTTATAACGCTTCCAACCCTTGGAAATGTCTTCTGTATGGTCTGTCCCCACGGATTTTTGGGAAAGCACATAACCAAGTTTGGATTAAAGTTAAGGGTTCCCAGATGGCTTGCCAATCCCTACATAGGTCTTATAGGCTTCAACATCTTAGCCTACTGGTTTGTGATATATACTTTTCCAGGCTTTTTGAAAAGCCCACTTATCACGGCAATTTTCTTCCTATTTTTCACCATACTTTCAATACTATTCTTCTCCCTATTTAGAGGTATGGCTTACTGTAAATATATATGTCCCATCGGTTCTGTTAATACCGCCTTTGCAAGGACATCTCCTGTATGGCTTTCCACCTACGAGGAAGAGTGTAAAAGCTGTAAAAAGCCCGACTGTGCTTTGGCATGTCCCTACGAGCTAAACCCTTCAAAGTTTGAAGAAAGAAAGTCTATGATGTACTGCACCATGTGCATGGAGTGTGCCCATGCGTGCGACGCGGTAAAGCTGGAGTTTAGAAAGTTTGGATATTCCCTTTACGAAAGGATCAAAAATTCAAAAATGATAGAGGTTATGGTCTATATACTCCTTGTGGCGGTAATAACCTTTACCATGCGATTTCATCATGGACTATCAAGAACTGCCCTTTCTGAATACATGCCTTGGGTGATAGTTGGAAACTATCTACAAAAGACCTTTGGTCTTCCCAAGTGGGTGGATATGACCGGGCTTGTTGCCATGTTGATGGCACTTTCCTTGGTGCTGTTTTTAGTCTGGGCAAGCTTCACTCTAATAGCCAAGATTACAGGAAAAAGCTTTAGAGAAGTCCTTCTCACCCTTGGATACGCCTTCGCACCTTTGATGATAGTGGGAGGCCTTTCCCACGTGCTTGAGTTCTTCTTTATAGAGTATTACCACAACATAGTAAATGGCTTTTCTCAAGCTTTTGGGCTTGGCATACAAGCGGAACCTTTAGCAAAGAGAGGAGACCATTGGCTACATATCTTTAGGATTTTCCCGTTCGTAGCGGGATTCTGGAGCATGCATATACTCTGGAGAAGAACAGAGTTTATTGGAAAAGACAGGCGTCTTTCAGTATTCTTAGTTTCCTCCATCCTTCCGGTGGTATATCTTTTGCTGACATTGTTCAGTCTGATTGCCATACTCTTTTTCCCAGCCCAGCACTTTCATAGGCATTGA
- a CDS encoding TonB-dependent receptor, whose translation MKRVVYTLLLLGAVSFGKDVELKEVSVTATRTERKTEDVPASVSVIGKEKIQEKPMLNLYDALQGVPGVNVVSRNQGYDTRLIIRGAGLKATYGVREIMILLNGVPITDPDSLTRLDFVDTSLIERVEVVKGPNSTLWGVNASGGVINVITKNPFERKGGFIKLGFGDYNTQNHNLYYSTLIGKGFYLGFNASRRQTDNSWRPWNKFWTNQITLQPSYMFENGDTWENYVSYTKASLQLPGALVVRPGTDQWSEFLRTGKVPRTAEAWKHMGRYSEIFFFSSKLTKSFGNWELVPLVYLNHWQHYHPVTGRINDADTWVYGADLQANYKHSLGILTTGFTIRHDEQKTNYFKYRDVQVVGGRIVSTLSDNKGDLLEKQDQKTTLAGVFLQQSFQRERWILDVGARIDRVNFDISGYKWGDYSFSAGNYKMCPASGIENCFAYSREKTYTVFSPRVGFLYKLTPILNIYGNISTGANTPTSGELSSNPNLELAKVINYEVGLKARHKKFSFDTALYLMDVKDEVVRVIQPGGQTTFTNAGKTQKKGFEFAGTYQLIEGLEVGASYAYSDYKFKRFSELVGSTNIDRSGNRLPYIPIHQYSAFISYKHTSGFRFRVQADTWGSYYMDNANTEKYEGYEFLTSASVGYSRGNLDLSLTVDNLFDKKYAVEVTKDTSGVKRYAPGPPRTFLVRLTYNF comes from the coding sequence ATGAAAAGGGTGGTCTATACGTTGCTTTTGCTTGGGGCGGTCTCCTTTGGTAAGGATGTGGAACTCAAGGAGGTGAGCGTGACTGCCACAAGGACCGAGAGAAAGACAGAGGATGTGCCAGCAAGCGTAAGCGTGATAGGAAAAGAAAAGATCCAAGAGAAACCTATGTTAAACCTCTACGATGCACTGCAGGGAGTGCCTGGTGTAAATGTTGTCTCAAGAAATCAAGGCTACGACACAAGGTTGATAATAAGGGGTGCGGGGTTAAAGGCGACCTACGGCGTAAGGGAGATCATGATATTGCTTAACGGCGTCCCTATCACCGACCCGGACAGCCTTACAAGGCTTGACTTTGTGGATACATCCCTCATTGAAAGGGTGGAGGTGGTAAAGGGTCCCAACTCAACCCTTTGGGGTGTGAATGCGTCCGGGGGCGTTATAAATGTGATAACAAAAAATCCCTTTGAAAGGAAAGGGGGCTTTATAAAGCTGGGCTTTGGAGACTACAACACACAGAATCACAACCTTTATTACTCCACACTCATTGGAAAGGGCTTTTACTTGGGCTTTAACGCAAGCAGGAGGCAAACCGACAACTCTTGGAGACCTTGGAACAAATTCTGGACAAACCAGATAACCCTTCAACCTTCCTATATGTTTGAAAATGGAGACACTTGGGAAAACTATGTTAGCTATACAAAGGCAAGCTTACAGTTGCCCGGAGCTTTGGTAGTTAGACCCGGAACAGACCAGTGGTCTGAGTTTTTACGCACTGGAAAGGTTCCAAGAACCGCAGAGGCATGGAAGCATATGGGAAGATACTCGGAGATATTCTTCTTCAGTTCAAAGCTAACAAAGAGCTTTGGAAATTGGGAGCTTGTTCCTTTGGTATACCTCAACCACTGGCAACACTACCACCCTGTAACTGGTAGGATAAACGATGCGGACACATGGGTCTATGGGGCAGACCTTCAGGCTAACTACAAACACAGCCTTGGCATATTAACCACAGGCTTTACCATAAGGCACGATGAACAAAAGACGAATTACTTCAAATACAGGGATGTTCAAGTAGTAGGAGGGAGGATCGTAAGCACCCTTTCGGACAACAAGGGAGACCTTTTGGAAAAGCAAGATCAAAAAACCACTTTGGCGGGTGTGTTTCTTCAGCAGTCTTTCCAAAGGGAGAGGTGGATCTTAGATGTAGGCGCAAGGATTGATAGGGTGAATTTTGACATAAGCGGATACAAGTGGGGAGATTACAGCTTTAGTGCGGGCAATTACAAGATGTGTCCAGCTTCAGGCATAGAAAACTGTTTTGCCTACTCAAGAGAAAAAACTTACACCGTCTTTAGCCCAAGGGTTGGATTTCTTTACAAGCTAACACCCATACTTAACATCTACGGAAACATTTCCACAGGAGCCAACACGCCCACCAGCGGTGAGCTTTCTTCAAACCCAAACTTAGAGCTTGCAAAGGTTATAAACTACGAGGTGGGCTTAAAGGCAAGGCACAAGAAGTTTTCCTTTGACACAGCCCTTTATCTTATGGATGTTAAGGATGAAGTGGTTAGGGTAATTCAACCCGGTGGACAAACTACATTTACCAATGCAGGAAAGACGCAGAAGAAGGGCTTTGAATTCGCTGGAACTTATCAACTGATAGAAGGTTTAGAGGTTGGAGCATCATACGCCTACTCGGATTATAAGTTTAAAAGGTTTAGTGAGCTGGTTGGTAGCACAAACATAGATAGAAGCGGAAACAGGCTTCCTTATATTCCGATACATCAATACTCTGCCTTTATAAGCTACAAGCATACCTCTGGCTTTAGGTTCCGAGTGCAAGCAGATACTTGGGGAAGCTACTACATGGACAACGCAAACACGGAAAAGTATGAAGGTTATGAGTTTCTCACCAGTGCCAGCGTGGGCTACAGCAGGGGCAATCTGGACCTATCCCTCACGGTGGATAACCTCTTTGACAAAAAGTATGCGGTGGAGGTTACAAAGGACACCTCTGGCGTAAAGAGATATGCTCCGGGTCCACCAAGGACCTTTTTAGTAAGGCTTACCTACAACTTTTAA
- a CDS encoding heavy metal translocating P-type ATPase: MPIPYQIKRLRAGSLKISSPLFSLLHHPEEVIGAFFEKFGGVKEVAYSKSSGSITIRYEPSEFDLIGFINYLQTSTPELFLEDLSKEKVRISPEKDGGDSFWFGVASLGLLLNFLPLPNPLLRGLALFSSLPVFRKAFNSLKRRKIDVHTLDASAVVLTSLSGSPFSAQLMAWLLSLGDYLEEKIERKAYSSIEALMEYRKDYAWLVVADGQAKRVRAEELKVGDIIVVYAGEKITADGEVIEGEALVNQASLTGESNPVLKRSGNKVYAGTLVEDGKLYVRVQAVGEDTVVAGIVKIIEQNIKEPLSIQKKAEEFANRFVLPTMAVGLSAYALTRNLQRLSSVLIVDYHTGVHLSTPVGVLSAISQLAERGILVKSGSKLELLAKADTFVMDKTGTLTVGHPRIMDVVGLSISEEDVLLYGASLEQRITHPVARAIVRLAEERGITLLPRLDSKYHIGLGIEGVIAGKHFLLGSTRFMQKKRIKISQEIRELVDKFHSEGKSVLYLVQERKIVGLITFSDPLREEARDVVRALKSRGKRVILCTGDNEGVASYIAKTLGVDQFYARVFPAEKAQIVKKLREEGRIVVFVGDGVNDSPALTSANVGISLRSGTDIAIEVADVVIGDSLWHLLDVVDVSQGLMRKLSRIYSLNAIANTVGLVGSALGLIGPSIATLINNGSTIALATYALKKI, from the coding sequence ATGCCCATACCTTACCAGATCAAAAGGCTCAGGGCAGGTAGCCTCAAAATCTCCTCGCCTCTTTTTAGCCTACTCCACCACCCGGAGGAGGTCATAGGAGCCTTCTTTGAGAAGTTCGGAGGTGTAAAGGAAGTAGCTTACAGCAAATCCTCAGGAAGTATAACCATACGCTACGAGCCATCTGAGTTTGACCTGATAGGCTTTATAAACTACCTTCAAACTTCTACCCCTGAACTCTTTTTGGAGGACCTCAGCAAAGAAAAGGTTAGAATTAGCCCAGAGAAGGATGGAGGCGATAGCTTTTGGTTTGGAGTGGCAAGCCTTGGGCTATTGCTAAATTTTCTGCCTCTACCAAACCCTCTTTTGAGAGGTCTCGCCCTCTTCTCCAGCCTGCCCGTCTTTAGAAAAGCCTTTAACTCTCTGAAAAGAAGGAAGATAGATGTTCATACTCTTGATGCGTCCGCCGTAGTTCTCACCTCCCTTTCGGGTAGCCCCTTCTCCGCCCAGCTTATGGCTTGGCTTTTGTCCCTTGGGGATTATTTGGAGGAAAAGATAGAAAGGAAGGCATACAGTAGCATAGAAGCCCTAATGGAGTATAGAAAGGATTATGCTTGGCTGGTGGTTGCAGACGGACAGGCAAAAAGGGTAAGGGCTGAAGAGCTAAAGGTGGGGGATATCATAGTAGTCTATGCAGGAGAGAAGATTACCGCAGATGGAGAGGTTATAGAGGGAGAAGCTTTAGTAAATCAGGCATCGCTAACGGGCGAGTCAAATCCTGTTTTAAAGAGGTCTGGGAACAAGGTCTATGCGGGTACCCTTGTGGAGGATGGAAAGCTCTATGTAAGAGTTCAGGCGGTGGGAGAAGACACGGTGGTTGCGGGCATAGTAAAGATCATAGAGCAAAACATAAAGGAGCCTTTGAGCATTCAAAAGAAGGCAGAAGAGTTTGCCAACAGATTCGTCCTCCCTACTATGGCAGTAGGGCTTTCCGCTTATGCCCTTACGAGAAACCTTCAGAGGCTGTCTTCTGTGCTAATAGTGGATTATCACACGGGCGTGCATCTTTCTACTCCTGTGGGTGTTCTCAGTGCCATATCCCAACTGGCTGAGAGAGGTATTTTGGTAAAAAGTGGAAGCAAGCTGGAGCTTTTGGCAAAAGCGGACACCTTTGTAATGGACAAGACAGGCACCCTGACAGTGGGGCACCCTCGCATAATGGATGTGGTGGGTTTGTCCATCTCAGAGGAGGATGTTCTGCTTTATGGTGCATCTCTTGAGCAGAGGATCACCCATCCTGTAGCAAGGGCAATAGTAAGGCTGGCGGAGGAGAGGGGAATAACGCTATTGCCAAGACTGGATTCCAAGTATCATATAGGGCTTGGTATAGAAGGCGTTATTGCTGGAAAGCACTTTTTGCTTGGTAGCACACGATTTATGCAAAAAAAGAGAATAAAGATCTCCCAGGAGATTAGAGAGCTGGTGGATAAGTTCCACTCGGAGGGAAAAAGCGTCCTGTATCTTGTCCAAGAGAGAAAAATTGTGGGGCTTATCACCTTCTCGGACCCACTGAGAGAGGAAGCTAGGGATGTGGTCAGAGCCCTGAAAAGCAGGGGCAAGAGGGTTATCCTTTGCACTGGCGACAACGAGGGTGTAGCCAGCTACATAGCCAAAACTTTGGGCGTGGACCAATTTTATGCGAGGGTCTTTCCCGCAGAGAAGGCTCAGATCGTCAAAAAGCTCAGGGAAGAAGGCAGGATAGTAGTCTTTGTTGGAGATGGAGTAAACGACTCGCCAGCCCTGACCAGTGCAAACGTGGGTATATCTCTAAGAAGCGGAACGGACATAGCCATAGAGGTAGCGGATGTGGTTATCGGAGACAGTTTGTGGCACCTTTTGGATGTGGTGGATGTGTCCCAAGGGCTCATGAGAAAGTTATCCAGAATATACAGCCTGAACGCCATAGCAAACACGGTAGGCTTAGTGGGCTCTGCCCTTGGACTGATAGGTCCAAGCATTGCCACCTTAATAAACAACGGTAGCACTATCGCTTTAGCTACCTATGCCCTTAAAAAAATTTAA
- the exbB gene encoding TonB-system energizer ExbB codes for MHILKELVDYGIIGLLLLLSFFAIAIALDRWSFYRKVEVERFKTKQELEMELTKGLTFIASVASNAPYIGLLGTVLGIMLTFYTIGQEGFVDTKKVMVGLALALKATAVGLLVAIPSSVLYNLLLKKVKNLLLLWEIKNGR; via the coding sequence ATGCACATTCTAAAGGAGCTTGTTGATTACGGCATCATAGGGCTACTCTTACTGCTGAGCTTTTTTGCCATAGCCATAGCCCTTGATCGGTGGAGTTTTTACAGAAAGGTTGAAGTGGAAAGGTTCAAGACCAAGCAGGAGTTAGAGATGGAGCTAACAAAGGGTTTGACCTTTATAGCGTCCGTTGCGTCCAATGCACCCTACATAGGGCTCTTGGGCACAGTTCTTGGCATAATGCTGACCTTTTACACCATAGGGCAGGAGGGCTTTGTGGATACAAAAAAGGTGATGGTGGGCTTGGCGTTAGCCCTCAAGGCTACCGCAGTGGGTCTGTTGGTGGCTATTCCTTCCTCTGTTCTTTACAACCTACTTTTAAAAAAGGTAAAAAACCTTTTGCTCTTGTGGGAGATAAAGAATGGAAGATAA
- a CDS encoding SCP2 sterol-binding domain-containing protein, which produces MLKATSEDIKIELRALAHKLEEGHREKLTKISPPILVAIELPHSFEKVLFLVGEGKIKEVHQEDISDSKIYLGYREFKRLLEKPQRILQYIASGRVRIKGDLRRVLSSLEVLSE; this is translated from the coding sequence ATGTTGAAAGCCACTTCTGAAGACATCAAAATAGAGCTCAGGGCTCTGGCACACAAGCTGGAGGAAGGACACAGGGAAAAGCTAACAAAAATATCCCCTCCTATACTGGTGGCAATAGAACTACCCCATAGCTTTGAGAAGGTCCTGTTTTTGGTAGGAGAGGGAAAAATAAAGGAAGTTCATCAGGAGGACATCTCAGACAGTAAAATATACTTGGGTTACAGAGAGTTTAAAAGGCTCTTAGAAAAGCCCCAGAGGATTCTTCAATACATTGCCAGCGGAAGGGTGCGTATAAAGGGAGACCTAAGGCGTGTTCTTTCTTCCCTTGAAGTCCTGAGTGAATAA
- a CDS encoding ExbD/TolR family protein, giving the protein MEDKEFSSINVIPLVDIMLVLLTIVLITATFVVQGSIPVQLPQAKASHEENLKGLFITITQEGTIFFEDQKVSLSELERELEKYQRDSQVQVMADRRATVQSLVDVLDLLKRLGFKKVSIKTEVKG; this is encoded by the coding sequence ATGGAAGATAAGGAATTCAGTTCCATAAATGTGATCCCTTTGGTGGATATAATGCTCGTGCTACTTACCATTGTGCTCATCACCGCTACCTTTGTGGTGCAGGGAAGCATTCCCGTCCAGCTACCCCAAGCAAAGGCAAGCCACGAGGAAAATCTAAAGGGACTTTTTATAACCATAACCCAGGAAGGAACGATTTTTTTTGAAGACCAGAAGGTCTCCCTTTCGGAGCTTGAGAGGGAGCTTGAAAAATATCAGAGGGACAGCCAAGTGCAGGTGATGGCAGACAGGAGGGCAACGGTTCAGAGCTTGGTGGATGTTTTAGACCTTCTCAAAAGGCTTGGCTTTAAAAAGGTTTCCATAAAAACAGAGGTAAAAGGATGA
- a CDS encoding energy transducer TonB, with amino-acid sequence MREIFKAYSLSFLIHSLLLFGFFLLTQRLTLSEKRLIEIDLSLENLQRQPQTDLSQKAQPLPARPPQTQPVPQAPIPPTKEEIKSSTMEQSKQEERLIQATSPPNADPLQKAQPLPARLLQTQPVPQATIPPTKEEIKSPTAKQLKQEEKQSQVQSPPKPAEAEIRETQTSQVQTLPPLKEETKSKTAEHLGQGERPLQAKEITQKPASQEREGKEHQAQTNKSVESSSRPTSSSTHTSPYPSESSKLTDESKRLALEESFLRERLSVISNIVQRHINYPPIARRMGWEGKVLVSFVLEPNGNIRDLKVLKSSGYEVLDKEALDAIRRSYRDFPKPPVSVVVKLPINFRLE; translated from the coding sequence ATGAGGGAAATTTTCAAGGCATACAGCCTTTCCTTTTTGATCCACTCCCTTTTACTCTTTGGCTTTTTCCTCCTCACTCAGAGGCTCACTCTCTCCGAGAAGAGGCTCATTGAAATAGACCTATCCCTTGAAAATTTGCAAAGACAACCCCAAACAGACCTTTCCCAAAAAGCCCAACCCTTGCCCGCAAGACCGCCTCAGACCCAGCCAGTCCCACAAGCACCCATTCCTCCTACAAAAGAGGAAATAAAAAGCTCAACAATGGAACAATCAAAGCAGGAAGAAAGGTTAATCCAAGCTACAAGCCCACCAAACGCAGACCCTCTCCAAAAAGCCCAACCCTTGCCCGCAAGACTTCTTCAGACCCAACCAGTCCCACAAGCAACCATTCCTCCTACAAAGGAGGAAATAAAAAGCCCAACCGCAAAACAGCTAAAGCAGGAAGAAAAGCAAAGCCAAGTCCAAAGCCCACCAAAGCCCGCAGAGGCAGAAATTAGAGAAACTCAAACCTCTCAAGTCCAAACCCTCCCACCGTTAAAAGAAGAAACAAAGAGTAAAACCGCAGAACACCTAGGGCAAGGAGAAAGACCTCTCCAAGCCAAAGAAATTACCCAAAAGCCCGCAAGTCAAGAGAGAGAAGGGAAAGAACATCAGGCTCAAACTAACAAAAGCGTGGAGAGTTCTTCAAGACCTACATCTTCTTCCACACATACCAGCCCATATCCTTCAGAGAGTTCAAAACTCACGGATGAAAGTAAAAGATTAGCCTTAGAGGAGAGCTTCCTCAGGGAAAGGCTCTCGGTCATATCAAACATAGTCCAAAGGCATATAAACTATCCACCCATAGCCAGAAGGATGGGATGGGAGGGAAAAGTCCTTGTCAGCTTTGTTTTGGAACCAAACGGAAATATAAGAGACCTGAAGGTTCTAAAAAGCTCTGGATACGAAGTTTTAGACAAAGAGGCTTTGGACGCAATAAGGAGAAGCTACAGAGATTTTCCCAAACCTCCGGTTAGCGTAGTGGTAAAACTGCCAATCAATTTCAGACTTGAATAG